In a genomic window of Flavobacterium sp. KACC 22761:
- a CDS encoding outer membrane beta-barrel protein: MKTKFSIVLALFTFYFANAQQEDQVNSEMNSAKGITFAHGDMFIEGALQIATGGDRDYYAFNPKFGYFLNDKFAVGGQVSFSSDKYESTNTKTNIFGIGGFARYYVLELDKKRFKAYGEAGLGYGRNKIEDNTGSDDSNSLTANINVGLNYFVTKNIAVTFVLANLLSYNSVSPENGPSSNTFELNINLFNNIFDQPKFGLLYRF, from the coding sequence ATGAAAACCAAATTTTCAATTGTTTTAGCCTTATTTACTTTTTACTTTGCAAACGCGCAGCAAGAAGATCAAGTTAATTCTGAAATGAATTCTGCAAAAGGTATCACCTTTGCTCATGGTGATATGTTTATTGAAGGTGCTTTACAAATTGCCACTGGCGGCGATCGTGATTATTATGCTTTTAATCCTAAATTTGGATATTTCCTTAATGATAAATTTGCCGTAGGCGGACAAGTTAGTTTTTCAAGTGACAAATATGAATCTACTAACACTAAAACCAATATTTTTGGAATTGGTGGATTTGCGAGATATTATGTTTTGGAACTCGATAAAAAACGTTTCAAAGCTTATGGCGAAGCAGGATTAGGTTATGGCCGAAACAAAATAGAAGACAACACTGGCTCTGATGACAGCAACAGTCTAACTGCCAACATCAATGTTGGTTTAAACTATTTTGTAACCAAAAATATCGCTGTAACTTTTGTATTGGCAAACTTACTATCATACAACAGCGTTTCTCCAGAAAATGGTCCATCTTCAAATACATTCGAATTAAACATCAACTTGTTCAATAATATTTTTGATCAGCCAAAATTTGGACTTTTGTATAGATTCTAA
- a CDS encoding YafY family protein: protein MLDETPKRFDRIVAILIQLQSKKIVKAQELADRFDCSLRTIYRDIRTLEASGVPIYSEAGVGYALMDGYRLPPVMFTREEVSSFIAAEKLMQKFTDPSLGSHHASAMYKLKSVLRSTDKDYLSNIESRVVMQTAEPMFNNNSPNTLAVLFEGIAEKKQILLTYKTFEKDETTQRNLEPVGVFHDNNNWYFLGYCHLRQDYRQFRTDRIQEIKKTELDFTIEHDALETYLTKTENCPTTKVRILVDKKIARYLATERKYHGFVSEKEIGNQIEMTFMSRSVEEGFPRWFLMFGDYATILEPERLKTRTLELLEVNRQRLL from the coding sequence ATGCTCGACGAAACTCCAAAACGATTTGACCGAATTGTTGCCATTCTTATTCAATTGCAATCTAAAAAAATTGTAAAAGCACAAGAATTGGCCGACCGTTTTGACTGCAGTTTGCGAACCATTTACAGAGATATTCGAACTCTTGAAGCTTCTGGAGTTCCTATTTACAGTGAAGCTGGAGTGGGTTATGCTTTGATGGACGGCTACAGATTGCCTCCTGTGATGTTCACGCGTGAAGAAGTCAGCAGTTTTATTGCTGCAGAAAAATTAATGCAAAAGTTTACTGATCCGTCTCTTGGAAGTCATCACGCTTCGGCGATGTATAAATTAAAATCGGTTTTGAGAAGTACGGATAAAGATTATCTTTCGAATATTGAATCGAGGGTTGTGATGCAAACTGCTGAACCAATGTTTAATAATAATTCTCCAAATACTTTAGCTGTTCTTTTTGAAGGTATAGCTGAGAAAAAACAAATTCTCCTTACGTATAAAACCTTTGAAAAAGACGAAACTACGCAACGAAATTTAGAACCCGTTGGTGTATTTCATGATAATAATAATTGGTATTTTCTCGGGTATTGTCATTTACGACAAGATTACCGCCAATTCAGAACCGATCGTATTCAGGAAATTAAAAAGACAGAACTTGACTTTACGATAGAGCACGATGCTTTGGAAACTTATTTGACCAAAACAGAAAATTGTCCAACAACAAAAGTGAGAATATTAGTCGATAAAAAAATTGCAAGATATTTGGCAACAGAACGCAAATATCATGGCTTCGTTTCAGAAAAAGAAATAGGCAATCAAATCGAAATGACCTTTATGTCTCGAAGTGTCGAAGAAGGTTTTCCTCGCTGGTTTTTGATGTTTGGCGATTATGCCACAATCCTAGAGCCTGAAAGGCTAAAAACTAGAACTTTAGAATTGTTAGAAGTCAACAGGCAAAGGCTTTTATAG
- a CDS encoding DinB family protein yields the protein MSLKKIMSNYADYNLWVNQQFVNWLSPKSDELLYAEVPSSFSTIVKTLDHIWSTEEYWFSVISETDMHQKKTENELSKDEIFSGLLNSSAKLKHFIHSLSEEDLGKEIKISNPWFECELPIADYLLQVINHGTYHRGQIVTMGRNIGITDASNTDYNFYNVVKNQK from the coding sequence ATGAGTTTGAAAAAAATAATGTCAAATTATGCAGACTATAATTTATGGGTAAATCAGCAATTTGTGAACTGGCTTTCGCCGAAATCTGATGAATTGCTATATGCAGAAGTACCTTCGAGTTTTTCGACTATTGTAAAAACACTTGATCATATTTGGTCAACAGAAGAATATTGGTTTTCTGTAATTTCTGAAACTGATATGCATCAGAAAAAGACGGAAAATGAATTGTCTAAAGACGAAATCTTTTCAGGTTTATTGAATTCATCTGCAAAATTGAAGCATTTTATCCATTCATTGTCAGAAGAAGATTTGGGTAAAGAAATTAAAATCAGTAATCCGTGGTTTGAATGTGAATTGCCAATTGCAGATTATTTGCTTCAGGTCATCAATCACGGAACGTATCATCGCGGACAAATTGTAACGATGGGCAGAAATATAGGCATTACAGATGCTTCAAACACCGATTACAATTTTTACAATGTTGTAAAAAATCAGAAATAA
- a CDS encoding DinB family protein, with translation MKTLEAQVITSEDLLKHWQGHRALTRRLIELFPEKDFFEFSIGGMRPFSKLVDELLAIAVPALKGIVNRTSEPYNEEGGEKLIFKAQYLEKWDEATEEINKYWEQLSIEDFSENFNLFGQYEFPIIQNILYFIDNEVHHRGQAYVYLRALNIEPPFFWER, from the coding sequence ATGAAAACATTAGAAGCACAAGTAATTACTTCAGAAGATTTGTTGAAACACTGGCAAGGGCACCGCGCCTTAACGCGTCGTTTGATTGAACTTTTTCCAGAGAAAGATTTCTTTGAGTTTTCGATTGGTGGTATGCGCCCTTTTTCAAAATTAGTCGATGAACTTTTGGCAATCGCAGTTCCGGCACTAAAAGGAATCGTAAACAGAACAAGTGAGCCTTATAATGAAGAAGGGGGAGAAAAATTGATTTTTAAAGCACAATATCTTGAAAAATGGGATGAAGCAACTGAAGAAATCAACAAATATTGGGAACAATTATCAATTGAAGATTTTAGCGAAAACTTTAATCTTTTTGGGCAATATGAATTTCCGATTATTCAAAATATTTTGTATTTTATTGATAATGAAGTGCATCACCGCGGTCAAGCTTATGTGTATTTGAGAGCTTTAAATATTGAACCACCATTTTTTTGGGAAAGATAA
- the thiL gene encoding thiamine-phosphate kinase, giving the protein MIEDKNPQRTSIAQLGEFGLIDHLTRNFDITQESTLKSIGDDAAVLDFKDKKTVVSTDLLIEGVHFDLAYMPLKHLGYKSVVVNLSDICAMNAKPTQITVSVAVSNRFPLEALEELFDGITRAAKEYKVDVIGGDTTSSQKGLIISITAIGEADENEIAYRNGAKQTDLLVVTGDIGAAYMGLQVLEREKQVFQVNPNSQPDLDPYTYLVERQLKPEARTDVRTLLHALEIKPTSMIDISDGLSSEIIHICKQSKVGCNLYEDKLPLDPQFISTCEEFNIDSTTVAINGGEDYELLFTIDINDFDKIKGNPNFSIIGHMTEENEGIHLVTRANRKIALKARGWDALSE; this is encoded by the coding sequence ATGATTGAAGATAAAAATCCGCAACGTACCAGTATAGCGCAATTAGGCGAGTTTGGACTAATTGACCATTTAACGCGAAATTTTGATATTACTCAAGAATCGACTTTAAAAAGTATTGGTGACGATGCAGCAGTTTTAGATTTTAAGGACAAAAAAACAGTTGTTTCTACAGATTTATTGATCGAAGGCGTTCATTTTGATTTGGCTTATATGCCTTTAAAACATTTGGGCTACAAATCGGTGGTTGTAAATCTTTCTGATATTTGCGCAATGAATGCGAAGCCAACACAAATTACGGTTTCTGTTGCTGTTTCAAATCGTTTTCCGTTAGAAGCCTTAGAAGAATTATTCGACGGAATAACGCGCGCTGCGAAAGAATATAAAGTAGATGTTATAGGCGGCGACACTACCTCATCTCAAAAAGGATTAATTATCAGCATTACCGCAATTGGTGAAGCCGATGAAAACGAAATTGCTTATAGAAACGGAGCCAAACAAACCGATTTATTAGTTGTAACCGGAGATATTGGTGCGGCCTATATGGGATTGCAGGTTTTGGAACGTGAAAAACAGGTTTTCCAGGTAAATCCAAACAGCCAACCTGATTTAGATCCTTATACCTATTTGGTCGAAAGACAATTGAAGCCAGAAGCCAGAACAGATGTTCGTACACTTTTGCACGCGTTGGAAATCAAACCAACTTCGATGATTGATATTTCTGACGGATTATCATCTGAAATTATTCATATCTGCAAACAATCAAAAGTGGGCTGTAATTTATACGAAGACAAACTGCCTTTGGATCCTCAGTTTATTTCGACTTGTGAAGAATTCAATATTGACAGCACAACAGTGGCTATCAATGGTGGAGAAGATTATGAACTTTTGTTTACAATTGACATTAATGACTTTGACAAAATAAAAGGAAATCCGAATTTTTCAATTATCGGCCATATGACAGAAGAAAACGAAGGCATACACCTTGTAACGCGTGCAAACAGAAAAATTGCTTTAAAAGCACGCGGATGGGATGCTTTAAGCGAATAA
- a CDS encoding response regulator: protein MTFDLTAPISHLITRNILIVDDHPFIIEGYKNAITRYNPKEYDFHIAQAYDCKSAYDLLERDVTPNFDIAFLDISMPAYEEKELYSGEDLAILILKKMPHCKIILLTMYTELLKIKTIIRTINPNGLIIKNDLTFDELLFAFDKVMKNEKYYSQSVVKMLNQSPHNSIEIDEFDKQILFHLSKGTRTEEMSHYIPISFAAIEKRKLNLKELLKIRSGSDEELVREAKSKGLF from the coding sequence ATGACATTTGATTTAACCGCTCCAATTTCGCACTTAATCACGCGAAACATTTTAATTGTCGACGATCATCCCTTTATTATTGAGGGATATAAAAATGCGATCACGCGTTATAACCCGAAAGAATATGATTTTCATATTGCTCAGGCTTATGACTGTAAATCAGCCTATGATTTGCTCGAACGTGATGTAACTCCAAACTTTGATATCGCTTTTTTAGATATTAGTATGCCGGCCTATGAGGAGAAAGAGCTTTATTCTGGTGAAGATTTGGCAATATTGATTTTAAAAAAGATGCCACATTGCAAAATAATTTTGCTCACCATGTACACCGAGCTTTTGAAAATCAAGACAATCATTAGGACCATAAACCCAAACGGACTTATTATCAAAAACGATTTGACTTTTGATGAGCTTCTTTTTGCTTTTGATAAAGTAATGAAAAACGAAAAATATTATAGCCAGTCAGTAGTTAAGATGCTGAATCAGTCGCCTCATAACTCAATTGAAATTGATGAATTTGATAAGCAGATTTTGTTTCATTTATCAAAAGGAACACGAACAGAAGAAATGTCGCATTATATACCAATTTCTTTTGCAGCAATTGAAAAACGAAAACTTAATTTAAAAGAATTGCTTAAAATCAGAAGCGGCTCTGATGAAGAACTTGTGAGAGAAGCTAAAAGCAAAGGGCTATTTTAA